DNA from Streptomyces sp. NBC_01476:
GGGCAGGCCCAGCCGGGCGAGCCGCAGGGTGGCGTGGTGCTGGCGCGCGATGACGCCGGGGTCCGCGGTGTCCGCTGCGATGTACTGCTTGAGGAAGAACCGACCTGCCGTGGTGGTCAGCCGCCACCCCCGGTTGAGCAGTCCCCGGGGGACCGGTTCGCAGGTGAGCGGGGTTCCCGCGTCCTCGTATGGGCGCAGCACATCCGTCAGCGGTGGCGGCGCCGGTGCCGTGCCCGTCACGCGCCACAGCGTAGATCAACTCGGGGGTCCGCCCCGGCGGAGTGGCGCCGGGCGCCCAGGACCTGCTAAGGCGGTGAACCCGCCAAAGCGCCCGGGAGGCGGTGAAAACGCCCGCGGGGGCCGCCTGACCTGGGACGCTGCCCGGGGCACCGGGGTGACACGCTCAAACAAGCCGCCGAGCCGCCGAGCCGCCAGGCCACCAAGCGCCCGCCGCCCTAAGGCACCCGCTTGCCGCCGCCCTGCATCCGCTCCCCGTACACCGCGGCCTGTGTCCGCCGCTCCATGCCCAGCTTCGCCAGCAGCGACGACACGTACTTCCTGACCTTCTTCTCGGCCAGGCGCATCCGCTCGCCGATCTGCCGGTTGGTCAGCCCTTCCCCGATCAGGTCCAGGATCCGCTGCTCCTGCTGCGTCAGCTCGGCGTGCTCGCCGGGGCTCTCCGCGGACCGCGTCCCGCCGTCCCGCAGCCGGTCCAGCACCTTGCCGGTGGCGCCGGGGTCGAGCAGCGACTTCCCCGCGGCCACTTCCTTGACCGCCGTGACCAGGTCGTCGCCGCTGATCACCTTGAGCACGTATCCGGACGCGCCGGCCATGACCGCGTCAAAGAGCGCCTCGTCGTCGGCGAAGGACGTCAGCATCAGGCACTTCACCGAGGGGTCGTGGGACCGGATCTCCCGGCACACCTCGACCTCCGAGCCGTCCGGCAGCCGTACGTCGAGGACCGCCACATCGGGGTGGGCGCCGGAAATGCGGGTCATCGCCTCGGCCGCGTCGGCGGCCTCCCCGACCACGTCGATGTCGTGCTCGGTGGCCAGCAGTTCATGGACGCCCCGGCGCACCACTTCATGGTCGTCGAGAAGGAAAACTCGGATATTTCCGTCTTCACGCACATGTCCAGCTTCCCACCGTCACGATCTTCGTGCCTCCCGCGGACCGGACCGGCGCCCCCAGGCGCCCCCAGGCGCCCTGCGGCACCCCGCGGCACCACCCAGGACCCCTCGGCGTCCCGCGACATCCCGAGACCTTCCGACAGGGTCCTGAGACCTCTTACGCGCTTCCGGCATCCGGGATACCGTGCGATTGACCCGGTGGCCTGCGGGAACGCCGTCTACACCCCTGATTACTAGGAAATCAAAGCAAAACCGCAGGTCGGACGGCTTCGCGCGATTGCCGGAGTTCTAGGTAACGTCTGTAGTCGCAGGCCATTCGCCGGGGCATCAATACGCCTGGCTCGGTACTGCCGCACACACCCCGTGCGTCATGTCGGACCAGGTGAGCCGCACTGGCTTCCCGGCAGACCCCGGGGGCCGGACAGACGGAGGAGCGAACGTGAGCGTGAAGAGCACTGCCGCGCGGAGGCCGACCCGCGGCGGCGCGAAGCGCCGTGGGGACGAGCCTGAGCTCGTACAGCTGCTGACCCCCGGGGGCGAGCGCGTCGAGCACAGCGAGTACTCCATCGACCTGACGCCGGAAGAGCTGCGTGGCCTGTACCGCGACATGGTGCTGACCCGCCGGTTCGACGCCGAGGCGATCACCCTGCAGCGGCAGGGCGAGCTGGGGCTGTGGGCCTCGCTGCTGGGCCAGGAGGCCGCCCAGATCGGTTCCGGGCGGGCCACCCGCCCGGACGACTACATCTTCCCGACCTACCGTGAGCACGGTGTGGCCTGGACCCGCGACGTCGA
Protein-coding regions in this window:
- a CDS encoding response regulator transcription factor produces the protein MREDGNIRVFLLDDHEVVRRGVHELLATEHDIDVVGEAADAAEAMTRISGAHPDVAVLDVRLPDGSEVEVCREIRSHDPSVKCLMLTSFADDEALFDAVMAGASGYVLKVISGDDLVTAVKEVAAGKSLLDPGATGKVLDRLRDGGTRSAESPGEHAELTQQEQRILDLIGEGLTNRQIGERMRLAEKKVRKYVSSLLAKLGMERRTQAAVYGERMQGGGKRVP